A window of Methylobacterium bullatum genomic DNA:
TCACCCTGCGGGGGCCGGACCGGGTCTGGCAGAACGCCTATTCGCTGGTGACGCCGCCCGATCAGCGCGATCACTACGCGATCGTCGTCCGCCGGGTTCCGGACTCGCGCGGCGGCTCCCACTTCCTGCACGACAGGCTCAAGATCGGTGACGCCGTCGAGCTGAGCGCGCCGGCCAGCCTGTTCCCGATCGCGTCGCTCGCCCGCAAGCACATACTGATCGCCGGCGGCATCGGCCTGACGCCGTTCCTGTCCTACCGGCCGGTCCTGGCGTCGCGCGGCGCCGCCTACGAACTGCATCAGTTCTGCGCCCCCGACGAGGTCGAGACCTTCCGGGCCCTGCTCGGTGACGATGCGGCGGGCGTCGACGTCCATGGCGTCGGACGGGGGGAGCGGCCGGATCTCGCCGCCATCCTCGCCGATCAGCCTCTCGGAACCCACGTCTATACCTGCGGGCCGCAAGGCCTGATGGATGCGGTCGAGGAAACGGCGCGCGGCCGCGGCTGGACGCCGCATGCGATCCACCGCGAGAGTTTCGGCGGGGCCAAGGGCGGCGAGCCGTTCACCGTCACCCTGGCCCGGTCCGGCCGGTCGATCGCGGTCGGGGCGTCGCAGACCCTGCTCGAAGCGCTGGAGGGCGAAGGCATCGAGGCTCCGTGCCTCTGCCGGGGGGGCGCCTGCGGCGTCTGCCTCCTGCCCCTCGTGGACGGCATCCCCGATCACCGGGATCACGTCCTGTCCGATGCGGAGAAGGCGGAGGGGCGCCTCATCGCGACCTGCGTCTCCCGGGCCAGATCCGAGACCCTCGTGCTCGATTTTTAAAGACCGGACGACCGCGCGGCGGCGGGCATCCGCCGAACGCGCCGATGCCGGCCATCGGCCGGGATCGGTGCCGCTTGGTAAAGGGAAGCTGAGATGGGTATTCAGTTCAAGACCGACGAAACCTTCCGGGGAGACTTCTCCTACCGGAACAGCGACGCGGCGGTGCTCCGCTTCCCGTTTCCGTTCGGCGAAGACCGGTACATGTACTCGGTCAACATCGAGCCGCATGTGAAAGCGGGCACGTCGCCGGCCTTCGAACACGCGTTCGACGTGGACGAACATTACGTCGCCGAATGCCGGGAGCGCGCGATCGTCCTCGATCACGACCCGAAGCGATGCCAGGTGCTGCCGCACATGATGCCGGCGCAATGGGACACGCTCGAACTCCTGATGGAGAGCCTGTCGGCGGATTACCCCGAGCATTTCAGCCTGACGCGGGACGGCACCGCCTGGCACTGGATCAACCGCCCCCTGGGCCTCGACCAGCGCTTCGTCTTCGGCGACGCGTCCACTCTGCCCTGCGAGCCGTTCGAGTACATCACCCGGCAGGCTCAGGGGGACTTCACCCTGCAGGATCAGCGGGACGACAACCTCTACGTCGATGGCGGCATGGTCACCACGCAGGCGGATTGGTCGCTGGAATTCGATATCGGGATGAGCTTCCACGAGTGGCACGGGCCGGTGCCGCTGGCGCACGAGATCGGGGTGTTCGACCGGGCGCTGCAATATCTCCTGCGCCTGCAATACGGGCATCCCGTCCGCCGGCTGAACTGGACGATGACGATCAACCCGCGCCTCGACACGTCGCCCGAGAACTATCCCGATTGGGGACCGGACCGCACCACCGTGACCCCGGAGAACATCGCGGGCAAGCTCCACCTGCGCGTGGAGTTGCAGACCCTGTTCCGCCTGCCGCGCTCCAACGCGATCCTGTTCGGGATCCGCTGCTACCTGATCAGCCTGCAGGACATCGAGCGGGTGGAGAAGTGGCGCAAGCGCCTTCACCGCGTCCTGGCGAGCCTCCCGCCCGAACTCGTCGAGTACAAGGGCCTGACCCGTTTCCACGGCATGGCGGTGGCGCGCCTCGCCGCCATGGACGACGGGGCGCCCCTGTCCCTCGGGATCCAGCCGGACCAGGCCCGCCTCGAATAACCCCCCTCATCCTGAGGTAAATCCTTGGAAAGAAGACTTAAACAGGCTTTTAGATCATGTGCGCCATGCCCATGGCCCTGAGCACGTCGTTCTGAATGGGAGCGACCGCCTCGTTGATGCGCGCGACGCCGAAATCCACGCCCTCCGGCATCACGACCGTGCGCAGGGGACGCCGCTCCGTCGCCTCGACCAGCCCTGCGATCGCATCGGCGACCCGTTGCGGGCGCGGCGGATGGGCGGGATCGTACGACTGGTCGGCATGGGCCTTGATCTGGCCCGGGATCGCCGCGACCTCGCCATACGAGGTCAGGACCCCCGCATCGGACGGTTCGGGGCTGGACGAGATGAGGTTGCTCGGGAACTGGCCCGGCTCGACGATGACCGAATCGACCCCGAAGCCGGTGAGCTCGTAGCGGTAGGTCTCCGCCAGTGCCTCGAGCGCGAACTTGCTCGCGGCATAGACTCCGAAGAAGGGAATGACGAACCGCCCCATCAACGACGTGACCTGCACGAGAAGTCCGCTGCCGGCGGCGCGCATGTGCGGCAGGACGGCCCGATTGGCGCGAACGGCCCCGAAGACATTGACCGCGAACAGCCGTTCGACATCGGCGGTCGTATAGGCTTCCGTCACGCCGATGGGCATCAGGCCGGCGTTGTTCACCAGAACGTCGATCTTGCCGTGCCGGGCGATGACCGTGTCGATGGCGGCCTGGACCGATGCGTCGCCGGCCACGTCCATTTCGAGAACCTGAAGCGGAGTCCCGTCCGCCTTCGCGGCGTCGATCAATTCGCTCCGGACCGCGCTGTTCCGGCCCTCGACGTCCCGCATGGTCGCGATGACGGTATGACCCCGCCTCGCGAGTTCTAGGACCGTGAGCTTTCCGAAACCACTGCTCGCGCCGGTCACGACAACGACTTTACCGCTCATCACTCAACCCTTCCGATTGTCGTCCCAGCCGTGCCTTCGGTCAGGAACCGCGTCGGCTGCCCATGGGGCGGAGCCGTTCCTGTCCGGGCCGCGCTGTACGCCCGCCACTCCTCTAGCGTAGATTGCCATTCGGCTTTAGACCCAGTTATTCGCTTCTTTGTTGCCTGTAGCGCTACAATCCACGTGGCAGGCCGTGCGGGACCGGGCGACCGATGCGAGACAAGTTCGATGGCGTGCAGATCTTCGTGGAGGCGGTGGAGGCCGGAGGGTTCGCGCGGGCGGCCGACCGGCTGGCCCTGTCACGCTCCGCCGTCGGCAAGGCCGTGGCGCGCCTCGAAGAGCGGCTCGGCGTGCGGCTGTTCCAACGGACCACGCGAACGCAGAGCCTGACGGAAGCCGGGCAGCAATTCTACGAACATTGCCTGCGGGCCGTCGAAGAAATGCGCACCGGCGAGGCGCTCCTCGAATCGGGCCGCCGGGAAGTCGCGGGGTGCTTGAGGATTTCGATGCCCGTTCTCCTCGGTCGGCGCTGCGCGGCGCCGATCCTGCTCGACTACGCCAAGGCGCATCCGAAGCTGGAACTCGAGCTGAACTTCAGCGACCGGGTCGTCGACCTGATCGCCGGCGGCTTCGATCTCGGATTGCGCTTCGGCGCGCTCGGCAACAACAGCTCCCTGCGTGCCCGGCGGCTGGTGACGGAACGCATGGTGCTGTGCGCTGCCCCGTCCTACCTCGCCGCGCGCGGACGGCCGGACGACATTGCCGATCTGGCCGGGCACGACACGCTGGTCTATGCGCGCGGCGACCGCGGCTATGTCTGGCGCCTGCCGGATGCCGGCGGGGTCCTCGTCCCCGTTTCCCCCCATGCCAGGCTTCGGTTCGACGACGTCGAAGTCATCCTGGCCGCCGCCAAGGCCGGGCTCGGCCTCTGCTGGCTCCAGCATTGGCTGATCCGCGACAGCCTGCAGGCGGGCGAACTCGTCCAGCTCTGGGCGAACCGCCCCTACGCGACCATGGATTGCTACGCCGTCTGGCCCGCGGCACGGTATCTGCCGCTGCGGTCGCGCCTCGCCATCGACGCGCTCGCCAGCCGGATGCCGAGGGACGACATCCTCCATCGCGCATCACGCAACGGCGACGAGGAGGACGCCGATGCCGATGGCGGCGACGTCCTCACCGTCGACCCCGCCGCCGGCACACCGCCAAAGGCTGCAAAACTCAAGACACCCGAATCGTTTCCGTGAAGGGCGCAGCCACGAGGGGAAGGAGGGCAGGGCGGCGCAGCCGGCGAACCATGTGAACGTCGTCCTCCCTCAGGCCGAGGGGAAGAACGGGCTGAACTTCTTGATGAGATCGCGCTCGGAGGTGACCTCCGCCTTCCGGTAGATGCGGATCTTGCAGTTCTTGACGGTGCCCTTGCCGATCCCCAGACTCTGCGCGATCTGGCCCGTGGCCTGACCTTTCATCGTGAGGGTCAGGATGTCCCGCTCCCGCGGGGTCAACGCCACCAGCACCTCCGCCGCCGCCCGGTAGCCCACCGATTCGTCCTGCGGCGCGGGCTTCGGCCCGAGCATGAAGATCCGGCCGCCCGGCGCCAGGGCGAAGTCCCGGTCGAAGACCTCCGATGTGATCACGTGATCGCGCGCATGGACCGTGCGGATGGCGTCCGACGGCGCCAGGGTCTCGAGCATCGGCAGGATCGAGGCATCCGACTGGACGGCCCGCTTCCAGGATTCGTTGGCGAACACCTCCACGTCGTGCCGGTCGCGGATCAGGGTCGGCCGGTTGAGGAGCCCCTCCGCCTGCGTCCCGTCGGTGTAGCGCAGGTTGCTGAACAGATGGCCGAGATGGCTCCGGTGGCATCCCTCCAGGGCGGGAAAGACCAGCTTGGCCCGCCGGATGTCCTCCTGCGAGAACACGCCTCGCTCGCGTTCGAGGAACAACCCGAAGCAGCAATGCCCCACCGTCGAGAAGAACATGCCGAGCTCGTCGGAAATGTTCGCGGCCGGCCTGAATATCTTGCCGTAGAGGATCGATTCCGGGCTGCTGTTCCCGATCTCCGACAGGGTCAGGATGCCCGGCTCGCCGCCGTTCTTCCAGTAGAGGGAGAAGGGATCGATGCGAAGGCACTTCTTGTTGTAGAACTCCACGATCTCGCTCGGAACCCCGGTCGTGTAGAGCACGTCGGGCGGGGCCACGCGCGAGTACCGGATGATCCACCCCGAATCGCTTTCCACGCAGAGGGCGAACAGGGACAGCAGATCTCGGTGAAAGCGCTCGGTTCCGA
This region includes:
- the ophA1 gene encoding Phthalate dioxygenase reductase, whose protein sequence is MILDGKLSARVAEIELLNPTLKRFRFVPETGGVFPTSPPGAHVLVTLRGPDRVWQNAYSLVTPPDQRDHYAIVVRRVPDSRGGSHFLHDRLKIGDAVELSAPASLFPIASLARKHILIAGGIGLTPFLSYRPVLASRGAAYELHQFCAPDEVETFRALLGDDAAGVDVHGVGRGERPDLAAILADQPLGTHVYTCGPQGLMDAVEETARGRGWTPHAIHRESFGGAKGGEPFTVTLARSGRSIAVGASQTLLEALEGEGIEAPCLCRGGACGVCLLPLVDGIPDHRDHVLSDAEKAEGRLIATCVSRARSETLVLDF
- the sadH_2 gene encoding Putative oxidoreductase SadH, which encodes MSGKVVVVTGASSGFGKLTVLELARRGHTVIATMRDVEGRNSAVRSELIDAAKADGTPLQVLEMDVAGDASVQAAIDTVIARHGKIDVLVNNAGLMPIGVTEAYTTADVERLFAVNVFGAVRANRAVLPHMRAAGSGLLVQVTSLMGRFVIPFFGVYAASKFALEALAETYRYELTGFGVDSVIVEPGQFPSNLISSSPEPSDAGVLTSYGEVAAIPGQIKAHADQSYDPAHPPRPQRVADAIAGLVEATERRPLRTVVMPEGVDFGVARINEAVAPIQNDVLRAMGMAHMI
- the dmlR_5 gene encoding HTH-type transcriptional regulator DmlR, which encodes MRDKFDGVQIFVEAVEAGGFARAADRLALSRSAVGKAVARLEERLGVRLFQRTTRTQSLTEAGQQFYEHCLRAVEEMRTGEALLESGRREVAGCLRISMPVLLGRRCAAPILLDYAKAHPKLELELNFSDRVVDLIAGGFDLGLRFGALGNNSSLRARRLVTERMVLCAAPSYLAARGRPDDIADLAGHDTLVYARGDRGYVWRLPDAGGVLVPVSPHARLRFDDVEVILAAAKAGLGLCWLQHWLIRDSLQAGELVQLWANRPYATMDCYAVWPAARYLPLRSRLAIDALASRMPRDDILHRASRNGDEEDADADGGDVLTVDPAAGTPPKAAKLKTPESFP